In one Salvelinus sp. IW2-2015 unplaced genomic scaffold, ASM291031v2 Un_scaffold875, whole genome shotgun sequence genomic region, the following are encoded:
- the LOC112069063 gene encoding carnosine synthase 1-like: protein MLSLSSLPSTAVPSLPSSPGGCATGGPRARSSRQEVALFQTLQEALREIDLPETQDLPQGMSHSEMCICVLGSPLPYLSLLLEAGQRSPGDALLCLCPSWLSRSSSLLVHKAVTFDLGGRTFLSNFNPPRKVTYFLSSDPWAKEEMTRETDCPSGGSGALGQFWGNVLTTRVLLQKAKIHCPPTLALLLPPGQMRLEEGRTGGVEVVHLEMGAEEGMNSVRNKVDSFLESENMRGSERVVLRCSGGRFVGEATSXPVYLSRNSRDEVWAKVSYLLPQLLPGEAVLLEAYCSPLKPGPRVEDRTWEQYTDCRPQVPDLSFRLCAIVTRSPLDLPLLYKLVCRVGVSDDPLSHSHSLSQSLETTLLECGFTDPTMAKSLCRLALDTALSCLCVVMETESSMSAEQRGGAGAQTDMIGVDLLFTMDGSIIRPVILGLHPSLCLHSSFQERGMGMEGCDSGIEGWSRGTLLLTPLTRSQYYLMQGKTVLVVGAGGHSKKFIWKTAKQYKLKILLVDSDSAHFASQLVDHFLPLPDLPDHRRDDQHCSRICDWLLSSSLRPDGCVCFWDECVVLTSLVCDRLGLRGPPPEAIRIAKEKSRTHXHLLGLLKSTGTNLISVEQPSGQPDSLVEFREDERRGRQQNGMVNMEGDSMRAMADFDRGDLFNEAMGKHDTTAPTSSSTSPSSPSSHSFGTFRPSAPLLSPSPSSYAVPCIHVESTLDLEKAASGGEGGPGGASVGVVRFPAVMKLEYGAGAVGVRKVGSLEESLAHFERIAGDLREETDYPGIGLGWGNAMILMEYVGGTEHDVDVVMFDGRLEGAFVSDNGPTRTPAFTETAAQMPSGLAPDKRAQLIRAAHHACLGCGLRDGVFNVELKMTEVGPRLIEINARMGGFYLCDWIRQLYGVDLLMAAFMVSCGVRPCLPSATALPARGHFAGVMVVVSRHLQALKTTASPERLRGLHQEGALWLNELAEEDELISGEYEEPFCNVGVRDAHNATNARQRLLALCQGLGLHCPPRYDLGYFLSHFN from the exons gagatgctctcctgtgtctctgtccatcctggctctctcgctcctcctccctcctggtcCACAAGGCTGTCACCTTTGACCTGGGAGGGCGCACTTTCCTATCCAACTTCAACCCGCCTCGCAAGGTCACCTACTTCCTGTCATCTGACCCTTGGGCTAAGGAGGAAATGACCCGAGAGACAGACTGCCCAAGCGGAGGTTCTGGAGCACTGGGTCAGTTCTGGGGGAATGTTCTGACCACCAGGGTTCTGCTGCAGAAGGCCAAGATCCACTGCCCCCCAACCCTGGCCCTTCTGTTACCACCGGGGCAGATGAGGCTGGAGGAGGGCAGGACAGGAGGGGTGGAGGTGGTGCACCTGGAAATGGGGGCAGAGGAAGGGATGAACTCTGTCCGAAACAAGGTGGACAGTTTCCTGGAGTCTGAGAATATGAGGGGATCAGAGAGG GTGGTGCTCAGGTGCAGTGGGGGGAGGTTCGTGGGCGAGGCAACCTCAYCCCCTGTCTACCTGTCCAGGAACAGCAGGGATGAGGTCTGGGCCAAGGTGAGTTATCTCCTTCCCCAGCTCCTCCCTGGCGAGGCAGTGCTGCTGGAGGCCTACTGCTCCCCACTGAAGCCTGGGCCACGGGTAGAGGACCGCACCTGGGAACAGTACACCG acTGCAGGCCTCAGGTTCCAGACCTGTCCTTCAGACTGTGTGCCATAGTAACTCGCTCACCTCTGGACCTGCCTCTCCTCTACAAG tTGGTGTGTAGAGTGGGTGTGTCCGACGatcctctctctcacagccacTCCCTCTCTCAGTCTTTGGAGACCACCCTATTAGAGTGCGGTTTCACTGACCCTACCATGGCAAAATCTCTCTGCCGCCTAGCACTGGACACCGCCCTGTCCTGCCTCTGTGTTGTCATGGAAACAGAGTCAAGCATGTCCGCAGAACAACGCGGTGGAGCGGGTGCCCAGACCGACATGATAG GCGTGGACCTCCTTTTCACCATGGATGGCTCCATCATCAGGCCTGTTATTTTGGGCCTacatccctccctctgtcttcacTCCTCCTTCCAAGAGCgagggatggggatggagggatgcGACAGTGGGATAGAGGGGTGGAGTAGGGgcaccctcctcctcacccccctcACCCGCTCCCAGTACTACCTGATGCAGGGGAAAACTGTGCTGGTGGTGGGAGCTGGAGGACACAGTAAGAAGTTCATCTGGAAAACAGCCAAACAGTACAAACTCAAG ATCCTGCTCGTGGACAGTGACTCTGCCCACTTCGCCTCCCAGTTGGTCGACCACTTCCTCCCCCTGCCAGACCTCCCCGACCATCGGCGTGACGACCAGCACTGCTCCCGCATCTGTGATTGGCTGTTGTCCTCCAGCCTCCGCCCTGACGGCTGCGTGTGCTTCTGGGACGAATGCGTGGTGCTGACATCGCTGGTCTGTGATAGGCTGGGGCTTAGGGGGCCTCCCCCTGAGGCCATCCGCATTGCGAAGGAGAAGAGCCGCACCCACAKGCACCTCTTGGGCCTACTGAAGTCTACTGGGACTAACCTGATCAGTGTTGAGCAGCCCTCCGGTCAGCCAGATAGCCTGGTTGAGtttagagaggatgagaggagaggtagaCAGCAGAATGGCATGGTCAACATGGAAGGAGATAGCATGAGAGCTATGGCCGATTTCGACAGGGGGGATCTCTTCAATGAGGCAATGGGCAAACACGACACAACCGCCCctacctcttcctccacctcaccctcctcaccctcctcacatTCCTTTGGCACTTTCCGtccctccgctcctctcctctctccctccccttcctcctatgCTGTTCCCTGTATCCACGTGGAGAGCACCCTGGATCTGGAGAAGGCAGccagtgggggggagggggggcctGGTGGGGCCAGTGTGGGGGTGGTGAGGTTCCCAGCGGTGATGAAGCTGGAGTACGGCGCGGGGGCGGTGGGCGTGAGGAAGGTAGGATCTCTGGAGGAAAGTCTGGCACACTTTGAGAGGATCGCCGGGGACCTCCGCGAGGAGACAGACTACCCCGGCATCGGCCTGGGCTGGGGCAACGCCATGATCCTCATGGAGTACGTGGGAGGCACCGAGCACGACGTGGACGTGGTCATGTTCGACGGGAGACTGGAGGGCGCCTTCGTGTCCGACAACGGCCCCACGCGCACCCCGGCCTTCACCGAGACGGCCGCCCAGATGCCCTCGGGGCTGGCGCCGGACAAGCGTGCTCAGCTGATCCGCGCGGCACACCACGCATGCCTGGGCTGTGGCCTGCGAGACGGCGTGTTCAACGTGGAGCTGAAGATGACAGAAGTGGGCCCGAGGCTCATCGAGATCAACGCCCGCATGGGCGGCTTCTACCTGTGCGACTGGATCCGCCAGCTGTACGGCGTGGACCTCCTGATGGCCGCCTTCATGGTGTCCTGTGGGGTGCGTCCCTGCCTGCCCTCGGCCACAGCCCTCCCAGCCAGAGGCCACTTTGCtggggtgatggtggtggtgtcaCGGCACCTCCAGGCCCTGAAGACGACAGCCAGCCCTGAGCGCCTGAGAGGGCTCCACCAGGAGGGTGCGTTGTGGCTGAACGAGCTGGCAGAGGAGGATGAACTGATCTCTGGTGAGTACGAGGAGCCCTTCTGTAATGTCGGGGTGAGAGATGCCCACAATGCCACCAACGCTCGCCAGCGCCTCCTCGCCCTCTGCCAAGGGCTGGGCCTGCACTGTCCTCCACGCTACGACCTGGGCTACTTCCTGTCCCATTTCAACTAG